The DNA sequence TTAGCCGCGAGGAGGGCGTGAGTATCGAGACCTCGTGGAGTTGTCCCGCCAAGGGCCCTTTCGGGACATCCGTTGAGCCACTTGGTCGTATAACGCGCTATGTGCGGATGCGGCTCGCCGAACTCCAGGTGGGCCGTCGGCAATCCGGACACTGGCCCGGAACGGTGTTCGAGAGGCTTTCCCCAGATTAGGAACGACAAGTCCAAGCCGGCTTGTGTCCGCCCAACTTCCGAGTGGCGCGTCGGGCATTGATCCTAATTGCTCTACACTGGGCGGCCAGCGGCGAGTAATCCAAATCCGGGTGGCTCAGACCCGGGCGTCAGATCGATTTGGCCAGATTTACGGTACAACTTCTTCGAGCGCTATCAGCAAGCGATCGGTCAGGCTCCGAGCTTCCGAATGGTGTGATTCAGGAATGGATGGCATTGGGGCTCAGTTCTCACATTTCTGTGGGCCGCGCCTCAACCGGCGAAGCAATTTATTCGAGCCTCAAAGCGGTGGTCGGGTCCGTTCTCGCAGCACGACGGGCTGGCGCCCAACAGGCGAGGGCAGCCATCACCAACAGCAGGACTACGACGGCGGCGTAGGTGATCACGTCGAACGGTCGAACGCCGAACAGCAGGGACTTGAGAAAGCCTGACAGCGCGTATGCCGCGGCGCCGCCGATGGTGACGCCAAGGAGAGCGGGTCTCAGTCCCTGGCGGACAGTCATGCTGACGATACCTGATGCGGTCGCGCCAAGTGCCATGCGAACTCCGATCTCGGCTGTGCGTGAGGTCACCGAATAAGAGAGAACGCTGTAGATGCCGAGGCTTGCCAGCAGCAGGGCCAGGCCGCTGAAGATGGCGAGGATAAACGAGTTCATACGCTGCGACGAAATGGAACGGTTGACCACGTCGTCGAAGGTGCGGATATCAGCAACCGGCAGATTCGGGTCGAGGCGGGCCACGACCGACCGAACTGCCCGCACGACCGCCATCGGATCGTCGCGGGTTTCGAGAAGGAATTCGGAGGGCAGAGCAACCCGCCCATATGGCAAGTACACCGTCAGAGCCGGGCCGCGATCGAGTCCGCGTTCCAGAGAGTCGCCGGCGACGCCTACCACCTCCGCATCAATGTTATTCCACAGCAGCACATGTCGGCCGACCGGATCCTCACTCGGAAACAGCACTTTCGCCAATGCAGCACTGAGCATGACCGTGCGGTGCGCGGGTTCGGGTTGACCCCGCTCGGCCGAGACCGGTTTGTCGGTCGTGTTGAAGATGCGCCCGTGCAACAACGGCAAGCCTGCTGCGCGCAGGTATCCCGGCGTGATCACGCGCCAACCTGCCCAGGGTGGGGAGTTTGACCGGCGCGAGGCGGCGGAGATACCCATGCCGTAGTTCGGGCCCTGCACGGGACGCACGTTGACGGCACCGCTCGCAACGATGTCGGGGTTGACGGAAAGCTCATCGAGGAAGCGATCGATGAACTGCTTACCTACGCCGTTCTCGCCGTAGCTTTGCGGATAGCTGATGGAGAACACGAGGCGATGGTGAGTCTGGAAGCCGCGCTGTTCGTTGATCAGCGCCTGAAAGCTGCGCGCCAGGAGGCCGGCTCCGACCAGGAGGACGAAGGCGAGCGCGATCTCGGCGGTCACCAGGATGGAGCGCAAGCGCCCCTGGCGGCGGCTTGTGCCTGCCTGCCGGTTGCCTTCGCGAAGGGCCGTGGCGATGCCTTGATCGGGTATTTGCAACACCGGCGCGAGACCGCATAGGACGCCAGTGATGAGCGCCGCGCCGACGGCG is a window from the uncultured Paludibaculum sp. genome containing:
- a CDS encoding ABC transporter permease, with amino-acid sequence MHWLKATWRNLFRRELVDSDLEEELRSYRQLLEDEKIQSGADSATARREAAIEVGGIEMIKEEVRDIRRGSSLEGFGKELRQSLRSLRRNPGMTAMAVLMLALGIGASSAIFSVFETVLLRPLPFRDPGRLVELVSTWHELGMNEVAFSEANFWDLRARNRSFESVGLYHSDEANLTGDGQPERVSAPRVSVDFFRTLAVAPILGRDFSANEDRAPVAILGNKFWKSRYQADTAVLGKTLRLNGAAFTIIGVLPPGEPWIDDQVYLPIAYSAAANRSSAEFAAVGRLVKGITVDAAQADLNRVAGSLAETYPKDCKGVGFAFFPASRWIAPATTGRALRILLAAVALLLLIACLNVTNLLLVRGLGRQREIALRTALGAGRGRLVRFIMLESLLLSAFGAGLGLLIAHGALRFLRTLEIRGLPRLDEVSLDPRALAFAVGAALITGVLCGLAPVLQIPDQGIATALREGNRQAGTSRRQGRLRSILVTAEIALAFVLLVGAGLLARSFQALINEQRGFQTHHRLVFSISYPQSYGENGVGKQFIDRFLDELSVNPDIVASGAVNVRPVQGPNYGMGISAASRRSNSPPWAGWRVITPGYLRAAGLPLLHGRIFNTTDKPVSAERGQPEPAHRTVMLSAALAKVLFPSEDPVGRHVLLWNNIDAEVVGVAGDSLERGLDRGPALTVYLPYGRVALPSEFLLETRDDPMAVVRAVRSVVARLDPNLPVADIRTFDDVVNRSISSQRMNSFILAIFSGLALLLASLGIYSVLSYSVTSRTAEIGVRMALGATASGIVSMTVRQGLRPALLGVTIGGAAAYALSGFLKSLLFGVRPFDVITYAAVVVLLLVMAALACWAPARRAARTDPTTALRLE